Proteins from one Tsuneonella aeria genomic window:
- a CDS encoding flavin-dependent monooxygenase encodes MIPVLKQRARRCTIEGNVPAETIAEMQEAGFFRVLQPRRWGGYEMHPNVFFEIQKALAEGCMSTGWVYGVIGCHPFELALFDDRAQAEVWGDDPAMLVSSTYQPVGKVEVVEGGFRLSGRWGFSSGSKHCGWILLGSLIFGESGPPEMRTFLLPRSDYEIIDGTWDVFGLQGTGSLDIVVDNAFIPEYRTHKASDGFACTNPGQDVNTGPLYSLPWAQVFIRSVSTAAFGGARAAVNAAVQIMLDRVSSNTGKASKADPLLHAAIARAHAQIIEMERTLAATFDDLMETAGRGEPIPMEKRVLYAYNSSNVVRRLADLVDEMLPLLGGRAIYMSSPIVQPWLDLCAARAHVANDPGNRTSDLVGSLTGEPPAFTFL; translated from the coding sequence ATGATCCCGGTGCTGAAGCAACGCGCCCGCCGCTGCACGATCGAAGGCAACGTGCCGGCCGAGACCATCGCGGAAATGCAGGAGGCGGGCTTCTTCCGCGTGCTCCAGCCCAGGCGCTGGGGCGGCTACGAGATGCATCCCAACGTCTTCTTCGAAATCCAGAAGGCCCTGGCCGAAGGGTGCATGTCGACCGGCTGGGTCTATGGCGTCATCGGCTGCCATCCGTTCGAGCTCGCCCTGTTCGACGACCGCGCGCAGGCGGAAGTGTGGGGCGACGATCCGGCAATGCTGGTGTCATCGACCTACCAGCCCGTCGGCAAGGTCGAAGTGGTCGAGGGCGGCTTCCGCCTGTCGGGCCGCTGGGGCTTCTCATCAGGATCGAAGCATTGCGGCTGGATTCTGCTGGGCTCGCTGATCTTCGGCGAAAGCGGCCCGCCGGAGATGCGCACGTTCCTGCTGCCGCGCAGCGATTACGAGATCATCGACGGAACCTGGGACGTGTTCGGACTTCAGGGCACGGGCAGCCTGGACATCGTCGTCGACAATGCCTTCATCCCCGAATATCGCACCCACAAGGCGAGCGACGGGTTCGCCTGCACCAATCCGGGCCAGGATGTGAACACGGGCCCGCTCTATTCCCTCCCCTGGGCCCAGGTCTTCATCCGGTCGGTATCGACCGCAGCGTTCGGCGGCGCGCGCGCCGCGGTGAACGCGGCGGTGCAGATCATGCTCGACCGGGTTTCGTCCAACACCGGCAAGGCGTCGAAGGCCGACCCCTTGCTCCACGCGGCGATTGCCCGCGCGCACGCGCAGATCATCGAGATGGAGCGGACCCTGGCGGCGACGTTCGACGACCTGATGGAAACCGCCGGGCGGGGCGAGCCCATCCCGATGGAAAAGCGGGTGCTCTACGCATACAATTCGTCCAACGTGGTCAGGCGTCTCGCCGATCTGGTGGACGAAATGCTGCCCCTTCTCGGCGGGCGCGCGATCTATATGTCGAGCCCCATCGTCCAGCCCTGGCTCGACTTGTGCGCCGCGCGCGCCCACGTCGCCAACGATCCGGGCAACCGGACGAGTGACCTCGTAGGCAGCCTGACGGGCGAACCGCCCGCATTCACGTTCCTGTGA